From the genome of Daphnia pulex isolate KAP4 chromosome 12, ASM2113471v1:
GCGGATTGTTTATCATGAGTAAATTAGTTGAATTGGATTGTTGTTGACGTGTTCCTCTATTAATCATGTAGGAACATATCGCATTCTCAATAACCGAAATTGGAATGTCTGCTTGGTTTCATCCTACGATGCCTGATATCTTTATTCAAAGAATAAATGGGATTGGCCAGATTAGTGTATCATGCAATGCTGCTCGTCTAGCAGACAATTTCTTTCACAAAATTCACAATAAAAACTCGTTAAAAAGTCCAGCTGTGTGTATAGTGAGTGTTATCGGTACAGTaactagaaaaaataaatccatgGCAATGTCTTATTCTCGTTTAACTCAACTGAGGCTATCGCTTAAACATTTCCGAAGATCATGTACCAGTACATCGAACACAAGACCGACGGCCGGTATATCTCAAATTGCCAAACTAGGTAATGACAAGGCAGAggtggagaaaaagaaggaagaagaggatcgCGTAACATATGAACTCCCCAAAGCAATGTATgctgaaaacaagaaaaccgTCTTTCAGTTATTCTCCAGTCAAAAGAACTATGCAATTGAAGTAATCAGTGTTCTTAACGCGATCGAATTCTCGCCGTATGGAGTTAAAAAAGCGTGGAGTGATTGGAAGGAAGATAAGCTCGTTAGATCACAGTTGTACGTCAAAGAAAGAGCAGAGTTTCTTGGCCCAGAAATAGCCACTggtcattttatttgttttcgagGTGGCAAAGTTCGCTTTTATGGCCATAAAGACTGGATTGTCGAAGACCCTGATTCGGATATCATACCGAATTTACCCAGATTTTACTTGGAATCTTATAAAATGGAAGCTGTTGACTGTTCAAAAATGACTCTTGTCTATGAAGGATTGGAAAACATGAGTATATTAATATCCTGtttcatgaaaaaatgtaaaccaACACATAACCTTGacatttcttttagaaaacATGGAGAAGCTCAAATGGTTGAGCCTGGAGTCGTGTCCCCGTATTGACGATTGGTGCCTGGACAGGATTTCCGGCGAATTTTGTGACACGTTGGAATATCTGGATATTCGAAACTGTCCACTGGTGACAGATAAAGGTATCGCTTCATTAAGTAAGatgaagaaactgaaaactCTTCTGGTTGGCGGTCACCCGGAAGCTAAAAATCTTGAACTTGTATGCCTCATGCTTGAGGACGTTTTGCCTGAATTAACCATCCGAGGTATTCTTTATTGCGATGAGTCTTTATTGACAAATGACGAGGCCCACGAGTAAAATGTAAAGTTCTTTCAACAGTCATTTGCCGATTTTTGTTCTTGAGGAATTATTATGAATCAATACATAAATGTTAATGTTTATTCCATCTTTtaactgggaaaaaaagacatgaaGGCTAATATGAACGGgttgggtgtttttttttttctctccaaatcgcaaaagaattgaatcaagaagaaaaatattgaacgTAGTTAcgaaaagatgaagaggacCGAATTTACATGACACAATTTTAGCGGACTTGGCGAACTCTTAAACAATATTTGGATTAAGGACGGGGTCACACAtaatttgttattgattattttttttttttcatttattcaattcCCAAATAATAACCATTAATGTTGTTCAGGGTTTATTTATAACTACTTGGAAACATACAATTATGACCCCCTGAAACCCacgttcttaaaaaaattaaccagtATACTATAGATGGAGGGGTAAGAGGACTATCTAATTTTAACCCAGTTGTTGTAGCCACGGTTTCTCGCAGCTCTGCAAAGATGTTCATTCCTAGCAATCAATGAAATAATGGAAGTAAGAAAAAAGTGTCCATGCAATTACGATTAAATCGAATTAATAATACCTTATCCGACGACTCATTTTTACTCGCAATCACCGACTCGATGAAGGTCCGTCTGTGGATACACATAAATATGGATTACAACCTGAAAAACGTCGCGGGAGTGGCgcgttaaaattatttttgtaagaCTAATCTATGTTTACCAATTGACCTGATTGTAAAATAAACCCACGAATCATGCACAAACAAGATTTGTCTGGAATCGACAAGCCATCAACTTGACACACCCAATGACGACATCACAACACTTGAACAGTATTCCAATCACACAACTTACTTGGAGCCGAGTACGCTGAGTTGTGGTTGATCAGGGATATCTTCATCATTTAGAATTTGCAGAATACGACTGGCTTCAGCATGTGGAtcatcattcaaaatttctaaagcaaaaaaacatttttaaaatatttaacaagTTCACAATTAATAAATAGCTATGACGTCTTACCAatcgttcttttttcaatgTGTTCTTCGAACTTTTTTTCGCGTTCCATATCTTCTGGGACAGGTTTAGGCGCTGCTGGAAAAGTAATCAATACTATGCTCATGTTATCTCGGCTTccctaaaaatagaaaattcattgGTGATGACTCAAAAATGGCGGAAAtgcacaatttgtttttactttgaagAGGCAATGGTCGACGACAGCAGAGCAGACTTTGGTCAAATCATCTGTGATGGTTAATTGATGACGAATGAATTGGCATAAGTCGTCGTTTGTCATCACGTCCCAGATTCCATCACAAGCAAGTACGAGGAACTGATCTTCTTCCGGTTTTCGCGTTTCGACGTAGATTTCTGGAGCTGGCGATACCAACTGCTCAGTCGGTCCTGAGTCACACATATGAATGCACATTTTTTTAGAGTCATGTGCCAGGTAAAACATTAAAGAGCATTTATAGTACCTCTGCCTTCTACACTTTTGTATTCAAAGTCGCCGAGGGCTCTTGAAACTGCTAACGATCCGTTAACCCTGTGAATCATGACCGAACCACCAGCATCTtgtattctctttttctcggcGGCCACTGTCGGCTTGTGATCCATCGTGCAGACGGCTGCCAACCCATTTCGACACAAAACAGCTCGAGAATCACCACAATTAGCAATGTAAAAGTGTGTAGGGGATATGAGTGCTGACACTGCTGTCGATCCGCTCTTATCTTCACCATTTGCCACGCACGGCATTTGTCTCATAGTCTCGTCCAacctttgaaaatgaaaagataagataagattcTTACTAACTAAAGACGCAATCATTTTATACTTGAGGAATCCCGCGTGAATTGCTCGTCTAATGATACTTTCAATTTCGTTGTTTCCCTCATCACTATCAGCACTCTttgctgaaatttttttgaagtcATCTGTATCAATGATGGTAGGCAACAAATTATCCGCACAATGAGTCGAAACAGTAGAGCCGCAATGTCCATCAAATACGGCAAAGAATGACCAATCtatagattaaaaaaaaaagataagatgaAATCAGTCACatgtttgaaatttaacatGCAATTTTTGTAATAGATGATGAAATGAACAACCACATggtcaattattttaataagaaTGAGAATTTAAAAACTGTCACTATGAAACAAGACAAGCAACTAGTTACTTTCACCTTGGAAATGACTTGatcaaccaaacaaaagaattgaaacaaatgtgACGTTGAAATTACCTTTAAAATCTCCTGGCAGCCCAATGACAGCACTGTGTGAGTCCTCCATTTCTACACGCCATCCTTGCATGCTGACAACACCATACTTGAGCCCATTGCCCTCATTACATTCTTGACTTTTTTCTGTCTTCGGTTTATCTAGGAATccacccattttttttctcaggtGAAATAGGGTTAGCAGGTACACAACAGCCTTTCTCTTGGCCTCACTGATGATTTGTTTACTTGGAGCACTATTTGTACTGGATTGTACATCCATGCACAGATGAACGTCCTCACAACTGTCTGTCGGTTTCTAGTGCTTTCCTAAGCACATGACACTgcctaaaataaaacatgaataaaaataataaattactAAGCATTAACAAAAATGACATGTGTGAAGCttaaatgtaatattttttctatatGACAATGTAGATTTTGCTTAGATTTACAAGAATTCAGCAACAAACCATGCAGCATGAACCTCATGAGATGAAAAGTCTGTTAAAATGGCTGACATATTATCACAGGGAGATAACAACTTTGAAAAGgaccatttcaaaaaaaaaaaaagaatcaaagaccGTACCTGTGTATGGTCTCGACTCAAGATAACGCCGCCTTACCGTTCTATGTCAAACGACTATCGCCTCCTcgttatacttttttttatcgattttcccgtttttgttttggtcaGTTTCAATTACACTGCCAATAATTCTGTTCAATGGAAATTGAGATGGGCgacaattcaatcaaaatttgagaCACTGCAGATCAGTTTCGCCTGGCTCAACTCAATTTCGTCGCCTTTTCTTGCAAAATCAATTCACGAAAACGAGCTAGACTAATCTCACGACAACGTTTTTGCCTTCTGGCGTAAATGGCTACCCGATACGATATGCACAACTATCGATAGTTAAAACTATGACATCATCGCCCAAAGTCCACGAAGTCGTAATTTCGTAAACGTGATCAGATTATCattacaattaaaatgacCTTCACATTTAATAACTATAAATGTAAAaagcatattttttattacacaTAAAATGTGTTGTGAGGTTCGAAAATTTGACGTAAATTGAATGGCCATCTGATGAACAAATTGGCGACTAAAAAATATACCGATTTCTGTTTAGAATTagatatatagaaaaaattaagataAGATATAATGTTCTATTTTACGTGGAGGATAATAAATTGTAATATCATCATTCACCATCATGTATTCCATTGTCACAATCTCACTTTTTACACATACTCatggtaaacaaacaaaaaaatcttttcaagtCAGCCCAAACCA
Proteins encoded in this window:
- the LOC124208681 gene encoding distal membrane-arm assembly complex protein 2-like; its protein translation is MAMSYSRLTQLRLSLKHFRRSCTSTSNTRPTAGISQIAKLGNDKAEVEKKKEEEDRVTYELPKAMYAENKKTVFQLFSSQKNYAIEVISVLNAIEFSPYGVKKAWSDWKEDKLVRSQLYVKERAEFLGPEIATGHFICFRGGKVRFYGHKDWIVEDPDSDIIPNLPRFYLESYKMEAVDCSKMTLVYEGLENMKNMEKLKWLSLESCPRIDDWCLDRISGEFCDTLEYLDIRNCPLVTDKGIASLSKMKKLKTLLVGGHPEAKNLELVCLMLEDVLPELTIRGILYCDESLLTNDEAHE